In Pedobacter sp. WC2423, the following are encoded in one genomic region:
- a CDS encoding Crp/Fnr family transcriptional regulator codes for MEKTHADTLLINHVLKRINLSTAEQIHFTSLFTFRKILPRQYLLQQGEICKYEFFIVEGFLRSFFVDKLGNEHTLNFAFEDWWISDSKSFLQSLPSEINIVAHEPTLVMQIEKEILDQLYLDFPVFDKFWRLLNQNFNLSQSERVLNAISMNGAERYKALVVKYPKIESRLAQKHIASYLGITPVFLSMIRRSHSNIK; via the coding sequence TTGGAAAAAACACATGCTGACACCTTACTGATAAATCATGTATTGAAAAGAATCAATTTATCAACAGCTGAACAAATACATTTTACCTCACTTTTTACTTTTAGAAAAATTTTACCACGGCAATATCTATTACAGCAAGGGGAGATTTGTAAATATGAGTTTTTTATAGTTGAGGGTTTTTTACGTTCCTTTTTTGTGGATAAGCTTGGCAATGAGCATACGCTCAATTTTGCTTTCGAAGACTGGTGGATTTCTGACTCTAAAAGTTTTCTTCAATCGCTCCCCTCCGAAATTAATATTGTCGCACATGAACCTACTTTGGTGATGCAAATAGAAAAGGAAATCTTAGATCAACTTTATCTTGATTTTCCGGTATTCGATAAATTCTGGAGATTGCTAAATCAAAATTTCAATCTATCGCAAAGTGAAAGGGTTTTAAACGCTATTTCAATGAATGGAGCTGAGCGGTATAAGGCATTGGTTGTTAAATATCCCAAGATTGAATCTCGCTTAGCCCAAAAGCACATTGCTTCCTACCTCGGAATTACGCCCGTATTCCTAAGTATGATCAGGAGAAGTCATTCAAATATTAAATAA
- a CDS encoding helix-turn-helix domain-containing protein: MKKLTIAQILASFGENPIDENLHVYLQKKSISYLPIDYPFRLDHFTILIIDSGECEIKLDLIDYTLKENDLLVLLPHTVGQFIYLSDNLLINVVSFSIKMPITLGIDHKYLDSFRFLSSQYAGKISIPQYESLNVKSLMQLLEQKNKLADNYPFREEIVLNCFRLFLFEISAIFKINTLSINHYNRQETLSHEFIKLLLEYMPENKKLSFYANLLSVTPNYLTKLTKLSTGKTAGVLIDEMIILQSKLLLHETGLSIAKVSELLFFTDQFIFSRFFRKNTGLSPTEYRRQRM; this comes from the coding sequence ATGAAGAAACTGACGATTGCACAAATCCTGGCATCTTTTGGAGAAAATCCGATTGATGAAAATCTACATGTTTATTTACAGAAGAAATCCATTTCCTACTTACCAATTGATTATCCTTTTCGTCTTGATCATTTTACTATACTAATCATTGATAGTGGTGAATGTGAAATTAAATTAGATTTGATTGATTATACCTTAAAAGAAAATGATCTCTTGGTTCTGCTGCCCCATACTGTGGGTCAGTTCATATATTTAAGCGATAACTTGCTTATAAACGTTGTCAGCTTTTCAATTAAGATGCCAATAACTTTAGGCATTGATCATAAGTATTTGGATTCATTCAGATTCTTATCATCCCAATATGCAGGTAAAATAAGTATTCCACAGTATGAGAGTTTGAATGTTAAGAGTCTTATGCAATTATTAGAACAAAAAAATAAATTGGCTGATAACTATCCTTTTAGAGAAGAAATCGTTTTGAATTGTTTTAGACTATTTTTATTTGAGATTTCTGCTATATTTAAAATAAATACGCTCAGTATCAATCATTACAATCGGCAAGAGACGCTTTCTCATGAATTTATAAAGCTTTTACTTGAATATATGCCGGAGAATAAAAAGTTAAGTTTTTATGCGAACCTCTTGTCTGTAACACCAAATTATCTTACGAAATTAACTAAACTATCTACTGGGAAAACTGCAGGAGTTTTAATTGATGAAATGATAATATTGCAATCAAAATTACTACTTCATGAAACTGGCTTATCAATAGCGAAGGTGTCAGAATTATTGTTTTTTACGGATCAGTTTATCTTTAGCCGGTTTTTTAGAAAAAATACTGGCTTAAGTCCTACAGAATATAGAAGACAAAGGATGTAA
- a CDS encoding signal peptidase II, giving the protein MKLILRITLILSILVVIIGCDQISKNVARRYLTYNSPVDVINGKIILLKIENSGAFMSLGSNVPSSLKFVILTIIPFIGIAVATCYILLNTKLFNLHLLGCCFLIGGGIGNLYDRLIFGSVTDFIYVELLNIRTGIFNLADIYIVIGTLITIFKIINR; this is encoded by the coding sequence ATGAAATTAATTTTAAGAATCACTCTCATACTTTCAATTCTAGTTGTAATTATTGGATGTGACCAGATTTCAAAAAACGTAGCTAGAAGATATCTTACATACAATTCACCAGTTGATGTTATTAATGGCAAAATCATTTTGCTAAAAATAGAAAATTCAGGGGCATTTATGAGTTTGGGCAGCAATGTGCCAAGCTCACTAAAATTTGTCATTCTTACTATAATACCTTTTATAGGCATTGCTGTTGCAACTTGTTACATTCTGCTCAACACTAAATTATTTAATTTACACCTTTTAGGGTGCTGCTTTTTAATCGGAGGAGGCATTGGTAACTTATATGATAGACTTATTTTTGGATCAGTTACCGATTTTATTTATGTCGAGTTATTAAATATTAGAACGGGAATATTTAATCTTGCTGATATATACATTGTTATAGGAACATTAATAACGATCTTTAAAATTATAAACAGGTAA
- a CDS encoding biopolymer transporter ExbD has translation MPRIKVQRKSTSVDMTAMCDVTFLLLNFFIMTSTFTPPDPVSIQVPSSTYKIPVPEKDLLILTIGGKGKVFLETLGSDIKIATLEKMGEQYKISFTPEEKKRFSLMSSFGVPIQSLKQYIMMDNKQKKSSGLSQGIPADSTNNQLSDWILQSRKAVAELHTTAMRISIKADQNEEYLSIKKVVDILQKQKINKFSLITNQEGN, from the coding sequence ATGCCACGAATCAAAGTCCAAAGGAAAAGTACATCAGTTGATATGACAGCGATGTGCGATGTCACATTTTTATTATTAAATTTCTTTATAATGACCTCTACTTTCACTCCCCCGGATCCAGTAAGTATACAGGTACCCTCCTCGACATATAAGATACCAGTGCCAGAGAAAGATCTTCTAATATTAACCATAGGGGGCAAGGGGAAAGTATTTCTTGAAACTTTAGGTTCAGATATTAAGATCGCAACTTTAGAAAAAATGGGCGAACAGTATAAGATTTCTTTCACACCGGAGGAGAAAAAAAGATTTTCATTGATGTCGTCGTTTGGAGTTCCTATCCAATCTCTAAAGCAATATATAATGATGGACAACAAGCAAAAAAAATCCTCTGGATTGAGCCAGGGGATTCCAGCGGATTCAACAAACAATCAATTGTCAGATTGGATTTTACAATCCCGTAAAGCAGTTGCCGAACTTCACACTACGGCAATGAGAATCAGTATTAAAGCAGACCAAAATGAAGAATATCTATCAATTAAAAAGGTTGTTGACATTTTGCAAAAGCAAAAAATTAATAAGTTTAGTTTAATCACAAATCAAGAAGGCAATTAA
- a CDS encoding DUF3817 domain-containing protein: MSTLSLFRKVAVAEGISYIALIFIAMPLKYFANMPLAVKYTGWAHGVLFMFYLVMVIMCWIEYKWKIGKTILVFLASLLPFAPFYVDKKLKEEPVGQVKA; this comes from the coding sequence ATGAGCACTTTATCCCTTTTTAGAAAAGTAGCAGTTGCTGAAGGTATTTCTTACATCGCACTGATTTTTATTGCTATGCCATTGAAGTATTTTGCGAACATGCCTTTGGCTGTAAAATATACCGGGTGGGCACATGGTGTGTTGTTCATGTTTTATTTGGTAATGGTCATCATGTGCTGGATAGAGTATAAATGGAAAATCGGAAAGACGATTTTAGTGTTTCTGGCTTCGTTATTGCCTTTTGCACCATTTTATGTAGATAAAAAGTTAAAGGAAGAGCCTGTAGGTCAGGTGAAAGCATAA
- the hscB gene encoding Fe-S protein assembly co-chaperone HscB has translation MDYFEFYKLPVSFNPDAQLVKQQFYALSKKYHPDFYINESAEKQEEVLELSTLNNKAYQVLSDPQKRLHYILELKGILAEGEHYALPQDFLMEMMDVNEALMELQFEPDTVKLQEIKKEIDRIADSMEQELDRLIVVFDTQNKDTEATTLAAIKDLYYRKKYLNRINDSLLKLE, from the coding sequence ATGGATTATTTTGAGTTTTATAAGCTGCCTGTATCTTTTAATCCTGATGCACAGCTGGTGAAACAGCAGTTTTATGCGCTGAGTAAAAAGTATCATCCTGATTTTTATATCAATGAATCTGCTGAAAAGCAAGAGGAGGTTTTAGAGTTATCAACGCTGAACAATAAGGCTTACCAGGTATTGAGTGATCCGCAAAAGCGTCTTCATTATATCCTTGAATTAAAGGGGATACTGGCAGAAGGAGAGCATTATGCTCTTCCTCAGGATTTCCTGATGGAAATGATGGATGTGAATGAGGCTTTGATGGAATTGCAGTTTGAACCGGATACGGTAAAACTGCAAGAGATTAAAAAAGAGATTGATCGTATCGCTGATAGTATGGAGCAGGAGCTGGACAGACTGATCGTTGTGTTTGATACGCAGAATAAGGACACTGAAGCGACTACTTTAGCTGCAATTAAGGATTTGTACTATAGAAAGAAATACTTGAACAGGATCAACGATAGCTTGCTTAAGCTGGAATAG
- the rseP gene encoding RIP metalloprotease RseP, whose product MNGLIMVAQLLLGLSILVILHELGHFLAARAFGIKVEKFYLFFDAWGVKLFSIKRGDVEYGIGWLPLGGYVKIAGMIDESMDKEAMALPPQPWEFRSKPAWQRLIVMLAGIFVNIVVGIFIFWMLTFKFGETFIPNSSVKNGINPGSIGREIGLKQGDHVIAVNGKKVIRFDELTSSKVLLDNTNLTVVRDGKTLDIKVPDNLLNKVADLGLEEFISRTPLLSTVVDTVVAGRSAFKVGMKKGDRIVAVNGVPVKFDADIRRELKKEKNKKLIVEAYRGTEKLNFEVSTDSVGTIGMGFNPNEIKLETINYGFFEALPIGVNQAWITFTDNGKGIWKVLTGKIKANKAFAGPVALAQKVYGGVWIWSHFWASTALISIALAFMNLLPIPALDGGHVVFLIVEMIKGKPVSDKFLEGAQMVGFVILLSLMVFVLGNDIFKAFIQ is encoded by the coding sequence ATGAACGGATTAATTATGGTTGCCCAATTGTTATTGGGATTATCAATATTAGTAATCTTGCACGAATTGGGACATTTTCTTGCGGCGCGTGCCTTCGGTATTAAAGTTGAGAAATTCTATCTGTTCTTTGACGCATGGGGTGTAAAATTATTCAGTATCAAACGTGGAGATGTAGAGTATGGTATTGGCTGGCTGCCTTTAGGTGGTTATGTTAAAATTGCCGGAATGATTGATGAGTCTATGGATAAAGAAGCAATGGCATTGCCTCCCCAGCCATGGGAATTCAGGTCTAAACCAGCATGGCAGCGTTTAATCGTTATGCTTGCAGGTATTTTTGTGAACATTGTGGTAGGTATCTTTATTTTCTGGATGCTGACGTTTAAGTTCGGTGAGACATTTATTCCAAACAGTTCTGTTAAAAATGGGATCAATCCGGGAAGTATCGGAAGAGAGATCGGTTTGAAACAGGGTGACCATGTAATCGCGGTAAACGGTAAAAAAGTAATCCGTTTTGATGAATTGACAAGCTCAAAAGTATTATTGGATAATACCAACCTTACTGTTGTGCGTGATGGCAAGACTTTGGATATCAAAGTTCCTGATAACCTTTTAAACAAGGTTGCAGATCTTGGTCTGGAAGAATTCATCAGCCGTACACCATTGCTGAGTACTGTTGTAGATACAGTAGTTGCCGGCCGTTCCGCATTTAAAGTAGGCATGAAGAAAGGTGACCGTATTGTTGCTGTTAACGGAGTACCTGTGAAATTTGACGCGGATATCCGCAGAGAACTGAAGAAAGAGAAAAATAAAAAGCTGATTGTTGAAGCTTACCGCGGAACTGAGAAACTTAATTTTGAGGTGAGTACGGACAGTGTAGGTACAATCGGAATGGGCTTCAATCCAAATGAAATCAAATTGGAAACGATTAACTATGGTTTCTTTGAAGCATTACCTATTGGTGTAAACCAGGCCTGGATTACTTTCACTGATAATGGTAAAGGGATCTGGAAAGTATTAACTGGTAAAATCAAAGCAAATAAAGCTTTTGCCGGCCCTGTTGCATTAGCACAAAAGGTTTATGGCGGGGTTTGGATCTGGTCGCATTTCTGGGCTTCTACGGCTTTAATTTCGATTGCTCTGGCTTTTATGAACTTATTGCCAATACCAGCACTTGATGGCGGGCACGTGGTGTTCCTGATTGTGGAAATGATTAAAGGCAAGCCAGTAAGTGATAAGTTTTTGGAAGGTGCCCAGATGGTAGGTTTCGTCATCTTATTAAGTTTAATGGTCTTTGTGCTCGGTAACGATATTTTCAAAGCCTTTATTCAATAG
- a CDS encoding 1-deoxy-D-xylulose-5-phosphate reductoisomerase, which yields MKNIAILGSTGSVGTQALDVIRANPELYRVCALTANANAALLIQQAMEFKPQLVVIGDESQYAAVKNALSGQGMNILCGEDALCEAASLTAADFVLTAIMGSVGLRPTIAAIKAKKKIGLANKETLVVAGELITKLAAENGVTIIPVDSEHSAIFQCLVGEELSSIEKIYITASGGPFRGKDRDFVAKVKKEQALKHPNWVMGAKITIDSASLMNKGLEVIEAKWLFDLDISQIDVIVHPQSVVHSIVQFNDGSMKAQMGVPDMKLPIHYAMAYPERIQSQFPRFNFMEYPELTFCKPDMDTFRNLQLAYTALKKGGNMPCIINAANEIVVEAFLNDRIGFLEMSDVIEQCMSDLTFIQAPSLNNYLETDQHTRIFARQLVTKKHLAI from the coding sequence TTGAAAAATATAGCTATACTGGGGTCCACCGGATCTGTAGGCACCCAAGCCCTTGACGTGATTCGTGCGAATCCTGAATTATACCGGGTTTGTGCGTTGACGGCAAATGCAAATGCTGCTTTACTGATTCAGCAGGCAATGGAATTTAAGCCTCAATTAGTTGTTATTGGTGATGAAAGCCAATATGCAGCGGTAAAAAATGCACTTTCTGGTCAGGGAATGAATATTCTTTGCGGGGAAGATGCTTTATGCGAAGCTGCCTCTTTAACTGCTGCCGATTTTGTACTTACTGCAATTATGGGTTCAGTTGGTTTAAGACCAACTATTGCTGCCATTAAAGCAAAGAAAAAGATTGGGCTGGCTAATAAGGAAACTCTGGTCGTGGCAGGAGAGCTGATTACAAAGCTGGCTGCTGAAAATGGGGTAACGATTATTCCTGTAGACTCTGAACATTCTGCGATTTTCCAATGCCTGGTAGGGGAGGAATTGAGTTCGATTGAAAAAATATATATTACAGCTTCCGGCGGCCCTTTCAGAGGGAAAGACCGCGATTTCGTTGCTAAAGTAAAAAAAGAACAAGCTTTAAAACATCCAAACTGGGTGATGGGGGCAAAGATCACCATAGATTCTGCTTCCTTAATGAACAAAGGGCTTGAAGTAATTGAAGCTAAATGGTTGTTTGATCTGGACATCAGCCAGATAGATGTTATTGTACACCCGCAATCTGTAGTACATTCGATCGTACAGTTTAACGATGGATCGATGAAAGCACAGATGGGCGTACCGGATATGAAATTGCCTATTCATTATGCGATGGCGTATCCAGAGAGAATACAAAGCCAGTTTCCGCGTTTTAACTTCATGGAATATCCTGAGTTGACTTTCTGCAAACCAGATATGGATACTTTCCGTAATCTTCAGCTGGCTTATACTGCATTGAAAAAAGGTGGTAATATGCCTTGTATCATCAATGCAGCTAATGAAATAGTGGTGGAAGCCTTTTTAAATGACCGCATCGGATTCCTCGAAATGAGCGATGTCATTGAGCAATGTATGTCTGACCTGACTTTTATTCAAGCACCCAGCCTGAATAATTATTTAGAAACTGACCAGCATACGCGTATATTTGCCCGTCAGTTAGTAACAAAAAAACATTTAGCGATCTAA
- a CDS encoding GH3 auxin-responsive promoter family protein: MGLKAALSKPFAALIVKGVTRWKKDAVAAQKETFHQLIAAAKDTAFGKDHQFLSIKNYEDFKKQVPVRDYEELRPYIDRVVAGEKDVMWKGKPAYFAKTSGTTSGAKYIPISKESMPEHLKAARNALLTYIHETGNADFVNGKMIFLQGSPVMTEKNGIKVGRLSGIVANLVPAYLQKNRLPSYQTNCIEDWEEKVDAIVKETYHQDMTLISGIPPWVQMYFDRLIEQSGGKQIKDIFKNFQLFVYGGVNYEPYRSKIETSIGRKIDSIETYPASEGFIAYQDSQQDKSLLLLAKAGMFYEFIPADEYYNDNPARLSLEQVELDKNYALILNTNAGLWGYSIGDTVKFVSKNPYKILVTGRIKHFISAFGEHVIGEEVEQALLTVANEQGVGITEFTVAPQVNPGAGELPYHEWFIEFSKAPEDLTAFSKKVDKALQEKNIYYFDLIEGKILQPLVIRTLQKDAFVTYMRSEGKLGGQNKVPRLSNDRKIADSLINLINTI; encoded by the coding sequence ATGGGATTAAAAGCAGCATTAAGTAAACCGTTTGCAGCCTTGATTGTAAAAGGGGTAACCCGATGGAAAAAAGATGCGGTAGCTGCACAAAAGGAAACTTTTCACCAGCTGATTGCTGCTGCTAAGGATACTGCTTTCGGCAAAGACCATCAATTCTTGTCCATTAAGAACTACGAAGATTTTAAAAAGCAGGTTCCGGTCAGAGATTATGAAGAGCTGCGGCCTTATATTGACCGGGTAGTAGCCGGGGAGAAAGATGTGATGTGGAAGGGGAAACCCGCTTACTTTGCGAAAACATCCGGTACAACTTCTGGTGCAAAATACATCCCGATTTCTAAAGAATCAATGCCTGAACATTTGAAAGCGGCGCGTAATGCATTGCTGACTTATATTCATGAAACAGGCAATGCTGATTTTGTAAACGGTAAAATGATCTTTTTACAGGGAAGTCCTGTCATGACGGAGAAGAACGGTATCAAAGTAGGCCGCTTATCGGGTATTGTAGCGAACCTTGTGCCTGCTTATCTGCAAAAAAACAGGCTGCCATCTTACCAAACCAACTGTATTGAAGATTGGGAAGAGAAAGTTGATGCGATAGTTAAAGAAACTTATCATCAGGATATGACTTTGATTTCGGGGATACCACCCTGGGTACAGATGTATTTTGACCGTTTGATAGAACAATCAGGTGGTAAGCAGATCAAGGATATCTTTAAAAACTTTCAGCTGTTTGTTTACGGAGGGGTAAATTACGAGCCATACCGTTCGAAAATTGAAACCAGTATCGGCAGAAAGATTGATTCGATAGAAACTTATCCGGCTTCAGAAGGATTTATAGCTTATCAGGATAGCCAGCAGGATAAGAGTTTATTGCTCCTGGCTAAAGCGGGGATGTTTTATGAGTTTATTCCTGCAGATGAATACTATAATGATAACCCTGCCCGTTTGAGCCTGGAACAAGTAGAACTGGATAAAAACTATGCTTTGATATTGAATACGAATGCTGGGCTCTGGGGATACAGCATTGGCGATACGGTAAAGTTTGTCTCTAAAAACCCGTATAAGATTTTGGTAACCGGCAGGATTAAACATTTTATCTCGGCTTTCGGTGAACATGTGATTGGCGAAGAAGTGGAACAGGCATTATTGACTGTGGCCAATGAACAGGGGGTTGGGATTACAGAATTTACAGTTGCGCCTCAAGTGAACCCCGGAGCTGGAGAACTACCTTACCATGAATGGTTTATTGAGTTTTCCAAAGCCCCTGAAGACCTGACTGCTTTTAGTAAAAAAGTAGATAAGGCTTTACAAGAAAAAAATATTTACTACTTTGACCTTATTGAAGGCAAAATTTTGCAGCCGCTGGTTATTCGGACCTTACAAAAAGATGCATTTGTTACTTATATGCGTTCGGAAGGTAAGCTTGGGGGGCAGAATAAAGTTCCCCGTCTGTCTAATGACAGAAAGATTGCAGACAGCCTGATTAATTTGATAAATACGATTTGA
- a CDS encoding glycosyltransferase family 2 protein: MFFSIIIPLYNRPQEIDELLATLCLQTYTQFEVVVVEDGSSLTAKEIVNRYADKLDIKYFFKPNEGQGFARNYGFERAKGDYFVIFDSDCLIPHDYLETVKDYLYDHHLDAYGGPDAAHDSFTPVQKAISYGMTSVFTTGGIRGNKKHVGQFHPRSFNMGVSREVWEKVGGFILTRLGEDIEYSIRIHQQGFKIGLIPGAKVFHKRRTSMFQFYKQIHFFGRARINIYKHFPSELKLVHFFPAVFTLGVIAVLLLNIFYPPLGYLGNIFLLVYFMLIFFHSLVLNKSLKVAFLSIISSFIQLTAYGLGFIQDFFKRIVLKKQ, translated from the coding sequence ATGTTTTTTTCGATCATTATCCCTTTATATAACCGGCCACAGGAGATAGACGAACTGCTGGCCACACTTTGCCTGCAAACTTATACGCAATTTGAAGTGGTGGTGGTCGAAGACGGGTCTTCACTCACTGCAAAGGAAATTGTAAACAGGTACGCAGATAAACTGGATATTAAATATTTCTTTAAGCCAAATGAGGGGCAGGGTTTTGCCCGGAATTATGGTTTTGAAAGAGCAAAAGGTGATTATTTCGTCATCTTTGATTCTGATTGCCTTATTCCGCATGACTACCTGGAGACTGTAAAAGACTATTTATATGACCATCATCTGGATGCTTATGGCGGCCCGGATGCCGCGCATGATAGTTTTACCCCGGTACAAAAAGCGATCAGTTATGGAATGACTTCAGTTTTTACCACTGGTGGAATCAGGGGAAATAAAAAACATGTAGGACAATTCCATCCAAGAAGTTTTAATATGGGGGTTTCCAGAGAAGTCTGGGAGAAGGTTGGTGGATTTATACTGACCAGGCTGGGAGAAGATATTGAATACAGTATACGTATTCATCAGCAGGGATTTAAAATTGGTCTGATTCCGGGAGCTAAGGTTTTTCATAAAAGAAGAACAAGTATGTTCCAGTTTTATAAACAGATTCACTTTTTTGGCCGTGCAAGGATCAATATTTATAAACATTTTCCTTCTGAGCTGAAATTGGTACATTTTTTTCCTGCCGTATTCACTTTAGGTGTTATTGCTGTCTTATTACTGAATATTTTTTATCCGCCTCTGGGGTATCTGGGGAACATATTTCTTCTGGTATACTTTATGCTGATATTTTTTCATTCCCTGGTGCTAAATAAATCGTTGAAAGTTGCATTTTTGAGTATTATTTCCTCATTCATACAATTGACAGCTTATGGATTAGGATTTATACAAGATTTTTTCAAAAGAATAGTACTTAAAAAGCAATGA
- a CDS encoding glycosyltransferase family 2 protein has protein sequence MDISVVIPLFNEDESLPELTAWIARVMSDNNFSYEILFVDDGSTDTSWQVIEELKKTYTAVKAIKFRRNYGKSAALNVAFEASQGDVIITMDADLQDSPDEIPELYRRLREEKFDIISGWKKKRYDPITKTIPTKLFNAATRKMSGIQLNDFNCGLKAYRSDVVKTIEVYGEMHRYIPVIAKWAGFKNIGEQVVEHRARKYGVTKFGFSRFINGFLDLLSIFFVGKFGKRPMHFFGSLGVLSFMIGTIMALWIIGEKLYHISMNLPIKREVTDQPGFYIALVAIIVGSQLFLTGFVAELVTRNAPERNDYLIEKEIL, from the coding sequence ATGGACATATCTGTTGTCATTCCCCTGTTTAACGAAGACGAATCATTGCCCGAACTGACTGCCTGGATTGCCAGAGTAATGTCTGACAATAATTTTTCTTACGAAATCCTTTTTGTTGATGATGGCAGTACCGATACCTCATGGCAAGTAATTGAGGAATTGAAAAAGACTTATACAGCTGTCAAAGCAATTAAGTTCAGACGTAACTATGGAAAATCTGCCGCACTGAATGTAGCTTTTGAAGCTTCGCAGGGTGATGTGATTATTACCATGGATGCGGACTTGCAGGATAGTCCGGATGAAATTCCAGAACTGTACCGCAGATTAAGGGAAGAGAAATTCGATATCATCTCCGGATGGAAAAAGAAACGTTACGACCCGATTACCAAAACTATACCTACAAAATTATTCAATGCTGCAACCCGTAAAATGTCTGGCATACAGCTGAATGATTTCAACTGTGGTTTAAAGGCATACCGTTCTGATGTCGTGAAAACGATAGAGGTTTATGGTGAAATGCACCGTTATATCCCTGTAATCGCTAAATGGGCTGGATTCAAAAACATAGGAGAGCAGGTGGTAGAACACCGTGCGCGTAAATACGGGGTAACCAAATTTGGTTTCAGCCGTTTTATCAATGGTTTCCTGGATTTGTTATCTATCTTTTTTGTGGGGAAATTTGGGAAAAGACCGATGCACTTTTTTGGTTCGCTGGGTGTACTGAGCTTTATGATCGGTACAATTATGGCTTTATGGATTATCGGTGAGAAATTATATCACATTTCGATGAACCTGCCAATCAAAAGAGAAGTTACAGATCAACCTGGATTTTATATTGCACTGGTAGCTATTATTGTAGGTTCACAACTTTTCCTTACTGGATTTGTAGCCGAACTGGTTACCCGTAATGCACCGGAACGCAATGACTATCTGATAGAAAAAGAAATACTTTAA
- a CDS encoding DUF4199 domain-containing protein has translation MEQQLREIEIKPNKIAFQAAIAFSLYTLALVFIFKLLNIDTQDEHISVPTRIISMICSYVPFILAILYAQTRYRTELGGYMSFGRAFSAGFKVAAYSGLFIALLFVLYYKVLDTSALDHSVDMALEKAGEDQKAIKGVEMMKPYLAIFIGFGAAITYTLFGLILSLIGAAVLKKENPAV, from the coding sequence ATGGAACAACAATTAAGAGAAATAGAGATTAAACCGAACAAAATTGCTTTTCAGGCTGCGATTGCCTTCTCGCTTTATACCCTGGCGCTGGTATTTATATTCAAATTACTGAATATTGATACGCAGGATGAGCACATCAGTGTACCTACAAGAATTATCAGTATGATCTGTAGCTACGTGCCTTTTATACTGGCAATTCTGTATGCACAGACCAGGTACAGAACTGAGCTTGGCGGCTATATGAGTTTTGGCAGGGCATTTTCTGCCGGATTCAAAGTTGCAGCCTATTCGGGTCTATTTATAGCTTTGTTGTTTGTCTTATATTATAAAGTACTGGATACTTCAGCGCTGGATCATTCTGTTGACATGGCTCTTGAAAAAGCTGGTGAGGATCAGAAAGCAATTAAGGGAGTAGAAATGATGAAACCTTATCTGGCTATATTTATAGGATTCGGAGCTGCGATTACTTATACTCTTTTTGGGCTGATATTAAGCCTTATCGGTGCTGCGGTATTGAAAAAAGAGAACCCTGCTGTTTAG